The following coding sequences lie in one Actinomycetota bacterium genomic window:
- a CDS encoding response regulator, which yields MPPPIRVMVVDDTRRVRNMLTSMLALDGFEVAGSSGSGQEAIAMIETVDPDVVVIDYKMPGMDGLETARRVRESRPAQIMIMYSAFIDPQLQDAAEAAGIAVCLAKLEGLASLEHEISRLCTMLL from the coding sequence ATGCCGCCTCCGATCCGTGTGATGGTCGTCGACGACACGCGCCGGGTGCGCAACATGCTGACGTCGATGCTCGCCCTCGACGGCTTCGAGGTGGCGGGATCGTCGGGCAGCGGGCAGGAGGCGATCGCGATGATCGAGACGGTCGATCCCGACGTGGTGGTCATCGACTACAAGATGCCGGGAATGGACGGGCTCGAGACCGCCCGCCGGGTGCGCGAGTCGCGTCCCGCACAGATCATGATCATGTACTCCGCGTTCATCGACCCTCAGCTGCAGGACGCGGCAGAAGCGGCCGGCATCGCGGTGTGCCTCGCCAAGCTCGAAGGCCTGGCTTCGCTCGAGCACGAGATCAGCCGCCTCTGCACGATGCTTCTTTGA
- a CDS encoding ABC transporter ATP-binding protein, with translation MCTLCRRAAGLVGVVGPPDAAAAGRPASTPPWRAPTRSAPARAALRTLLMGTSIRGSPQMYRHGMSGGRKSIRPLRAGPRSRRGTLVGMAHAAIETSGLTRSFASRPAVDQLTFEVAPGEVVALLGPNGAGKTTTVRLLNGVLRPDAGTSRVLGLDPVADGDAVRRRTGVLTETAGLDDRLTLLENVVIPARIRGMSRVDAERQARLMLERFDMAGRAGEKAQGLSTGQRKRVALARALLHEPDVLFLDEPTSGLDPEATRDVVSLIATLAREQGRTVLLCTHFLAEAGRLCQRMAVLQRGRLQAYGRPEDLAAQLWSGLNVDLDLGGPADDRTLAILRGARGVIRADTSPAGAAVCVEGRAALPSLVASLVSREVPVYGAVPRPPTVEEIYFALQDGERS, from the coding sequence ATGTGCACGCTCTGCCGCCGTGCGGCCGGGCTCGTCGGGGTGGTCGGGCCGCCCGACGCAGCCGCGGCCGGCCGGCCGGCGAGCACGCCACCTTGGAGGGCCCCCACCAGGAGCGCGCCGGCCAGGGCGGCATTGCGGACTCTGCTCATGGGCACCTCGATCCGGGGAAGTCCACAAATGTACCGACATGGGATGAGTGGAGGAAGAAAGTCCATTCGCCCCCTTCGAGCGGGGCCTCGGTCGCGACGGGGCACACTGGTGGGGATGGCGCACGCGGCGATCGAGACCAGCGGGCTGACGCGCTCGTTCGCGAGCCGGCCGGCCGTCGACCAGCTGACGTTCGAGGTCGCCCCGGGTGAGGTCGTGGCGCTGCTCGGTCCCAACGGCGCGGGCAAGACGACCACCGTGCGATTGCTCAACGGCGTCCTGCGGCCCGACGCCGGCACGAGCCGCGTGCTCGGCCTCGATCCCGTCGCCGACGGCGACGCGGTGCGACGACGTACCGGTGTGCTGACCGAGACGGCGGGCCTCGACGACCGCCTCACGCTCCTCGAGAACGTCGTGATCCCCGCCCGAATCCGCGGGATGTCGCGCGTCGACGCCGAGCGGCAAGCGCGGCTCATGCTGGAACGCTTCGACATGGCCGGCCGCGCCGGCGAGAAGGCGCAGGGTCTCTCGACCGGGCAACGCAAGCGCGTGGCGTTGGCGCGCGCCCTCTTGCACGAGCCCGATGTGCTGTTCCTCGACGAGCCCACCTCCGGGCTCGACCCCGAGGCGACGCGCGACGTCGTGAGCCTGATCGCGACGCTCGCCCGCGAGCAGGGCCGCACGGTGCTCCTCTGCACCCACTTCCTCGCCGAGGCCGGCCGGCTGTGCCAGCGCATGGCCGTGCTGCAGCGGGGGCGGCTTCAGGCGTACGGACGGCCCGAGGATCTCGCGGCCCAGCTGTGGTCCGGGCTCAACGTCGACCTCGACCTCGGCGGCCCCGCGGACGACCGCACCCTCGCCATCCTGCGCGGCGCGCGCGGTGTCATCCGCGCGGACACGTCGCCCGCGGGCGCGGCGGTCTGCGTCGAGGGTCGTGCCGCACTACCGAGCCTGGTCGCCAGCCTCGTGAGCCGCGAGGTGCCCGTCTACGGCGCGGTGCCGCGCCCGCCGACGGTCGAGGAGATCTACTTCGCGCTGCAGGACGGAGAGAGGTCGTGA